Proteins encoded by one window of Mariniplasma anaerobium:
- a CDS encoding SHOCT domain-containing protein: protein MNELNKDNIFINHKNGNGVLEYLQNQMLGDEKAVFMYAGPSAVLPKLAVGLLLTSKARCFVGVVLKKLVFKSELLISTKASNLLGLITDEKNETYIVFKSDVNSITKTSGQEDKSETYDRIKVVYDIKNDMINKTLQIILSDLILITQDNPTEEEEPSEDGETIQSDSPKTPATTNYISELKELKELLDMDILTKDEFEARKKEILSR, encoded by the coding sequence ATGAATGAATTAAATAAAGATAATATTTTTATAAATCACAAGAATGGAAATGGTGTTCTTGAGTATCTACAAAATCAAATGCTTGGTGATGAAAAAGCCGTATTTATGTATGCTGGGCCATCGGCAGTTTTACCCAAGCTAGCAGTAGGACTATTGCTGACTTCCAAAGCAAGATGTTTTGTGGGTGTAGTATTGAAAAAATTAGTATTCAAATCAGAATTGTTAATTTCTACAAAAGCATCAAATCTACTCGGTTTAATAACAGATGAAAAAAATGAAACATATATTGTTTTTAAGAGTGATGTCAATTCGATTACAAAAACGTCTGGTCAAGAAGATAAATCAGAGACTTACGATCGAATTAAAGTCGTATATGATATAAAAAACGACATGATTAACAAAACATTGCAAATTATATTAAGCGATTTAATTCTTATAACTCAAGATAACCCCACGGAAGAGGAAGAGCCAAGTGAAGATGGAGAAACAATACAAAGTGATTCTCCAAAAACACCAGCAACAACAAACTACATAAGTGAATTAAAAGAGTTGAAAGAATTACTAGATATGGATATTCTAACTAAGGATGAATTTGAGGCTAGGAAGAAAGAAATATTATCACGATAG
- a CDS encoding SHOCT domain-containing protein — MIFVEVNDTNYINELKQLKELFDMGILSEEEFNLEKRKLLE; from the coding sequence ATGATTTTTGTAGAAGTAAATGATACAAATTATATTAACGAACTGAAGCAATTGAAAGAATTATTTGATATGGGTATATTAAGTGAAGAAGAATTCAATCTTGAAAAAAGAAAGTTGTTGGAATAA